A window of Candidatus Wallbacteria bacterium contains these coding sequences:
- the folE gene encoding GTP cyclohydrolase I FolE yields the protein MNIKNNHQKIENAFRVILEAIGENPDREGLKDTPSRIARMYDEFFWGLKANPEDALNVFFQEDHEEIVLIRDIPLYSICEHHFLPFHGNAHIAYIPKNGRITGLSKLARVLDVLAHRPQLQERLTSQVADILMKKLKPQGVLVVIEAEHMCMSMRGVKKPGSITVTSAIRGIFEKDAPARAEALKLIKG from the coding sequence ATGAATATTAAAAACAATCATCAGAAGATCGAGAATGCATTCCGTGTAATCCTGGAAGCGATAGGGGAGAATCCTGACCGGGAAGGCCTGAAGGACACCCCTTCAAGGATCGCACGGATGTATGATGAATTTTTCTGGGGCCTGAAAGCGAACCCTGAAGATGCATTGAATGTTTTTTTCCAGGAAGACCACGAAGAGATCGTACTCATCAGGGATATCCCACTTTATTCGATCTGTGAACATCATTTCCTGCCTTTCCACGGCAACGCCCATATTGCCTACATCCCGAAAAATGGCAGGATCACCGGTCTCTCCAAACTGGCCCGCGTCCTGGACGTGCTGGCTCACAGGCCACAGCTCCAGGAAAGGCTGACTTCACAGGTAGCCGACATTCTGATGAAAAAACTCAAACCACAGGGAGTGCTGGTCGTGATAGAAGCTGAACACATGTGCATGTCGATGAGGGGTGTGAAAAAACCGGGCAGTATCACAGTCACTTCGGCCATCAGAGGAATTTTTGAGAAGGACGCCCCTGCCAGAGCTGAAGCGCTGAAATTAATCAAGGGATGA
- the ftsH gene encoding ATP-dependent zinc metalloprotease FtsH yields the protein MDKAFKNMAFYLVLLLLCFLFYTRVIPPPERMDYTYSMFLKDLKANNVKLIVVSGQSIKIKLKNENTDAEHFNHEIFIPLMLFDAVSKDIQDYAKQGFIDIKTEEDPKRDWWAEVLINWFPMIVFIGIWVYMIRQMNGAGVKALSFGKSRAKMWTEKLKITFADVAGCDEAKAELVEVVDFLKDPQKFQRLGGKIPKGVLLVGPPGTGKTLLAKAVAGEADVPFFSISGSDFVEMFVGVGASRVRDLFEQGKKNAPCIIFIDEIDAVGRQRGTGLGGGHDEREQTLNALLVEMDGFEGKEGVILLSATNRPDVLDPALLRPGRFDREVVVDLPDLKGREKIFKVHTKNMPLGDDVDFEKLAGGTPGLTGADISNLTNEAALLAARKNHTRVQMLDFEEAKDKVLMGVEMKSRIINKQEKEVTAYHEAGHALVGCIQPDSDPVHKVTIIPRGRALGVTFHFPEEDKHMYSKEYFLATITMGLGGRVAEEIVFGKLYTGASNDLSRATTIAYKMVCVWGMSPNLGPRTFGKREETIFLGREIAQIKDFSENTATLIDKEVNEIINQCYQCAKEILTKNRDKLETIARRLLEIETVNRDELEEIVLGKKRVPKPETEKKDEASIDVQTPV from the coding sequence ATGGATAAAGCCTTCAAAAACATGGCTTTTTACCTTGTCCTGCTGCTCTTATGCTTTCTTTTCTATACAAGAGTAATACCTCCGCCTGAACGGATGGATTATACATATTCAATGTTTCTCAAGGACCTGAAGGCGAATAATGTGAAATTGATCGTGGTCAGCGGACAATCGATTAAAATCAAACTCAAGAACGAAAATACAGATGCCGAACATTTCAACCACGAGATTTTCATCCCGCTGATGCTTTTCGACGCAGTCAGCAAAGATATTCAGGATTATGCCAAGCAGGGGTTTATTGACATCAAGACTGAGGAAGATCCGAAACGCGACTGGTGGGCTGAAGTCTTGATCAACTGGTTCCCGATGATCGTGTTCATCGGGATCTGGGTTTACATGATCAGGCAGATGAACGGAGCGGGAGTAAAAGCGCTTTCCTTCGGTAAAAGCAGAGCCAAGATGTGGACCGAGAAGCTCAAAATCACCTTTGCAGATGTGGCTGGCTGCGATGAAGCCAAGGCCGAACTGGTGGAAGTCGTAGATTTTCTCAAGGATCCTCAGAAATTCCAGCGTCTGGGCGGTAAAATCCCTAAAGGAGTACTGCTGGTCGGCCCCCCTGGAACCGGTAAAACCTTGCTGGCCAAAGCTGTAGCTGGCGAAGCGGATGTCCCGTTCTTTTCCATCTCAGGCTCAGATTTCGTGGAAATGTTCGTGGGTGTCGGAGCTTCCCGGGTACGAGACCTGTTTGAACAGGGCAAAAAAAATGCTCCCTGCATTATATTCATTGACGAGATTGACGCAGTAGGACGTCAGCGTGGAACCGGTCTCGGCGGAGGTCACGATGAGCGCGAGCAGACCCTGAACGCCCTGCTGGTGGAGATGGATGGATTCGAAGGCAAGGAAGGAGTGATCCTGCTCTCGGCCACCAACAGGCCGGATGTGCTGGACCCGGCATTATTGAGGCCAGGACGCTTTGACCGGGAGGTTGTAGTGGACCTGCCTGATCTGAAGGGCAGGGAAAAGATCTTTAAAGTTCATACTAAAAACATGCCTCTCGGAGACGATGTTGATTTTGAAAAACTTGCAGGCGGAACTCCTGGTCTGACAGGTGCTGATATCTCCAATCTCACCAATGAAGCTGCGCTTCTGGCAGCCAGGAAAAATCATACCCGGGTTCAGATGCTCGATTTTGAGGAAGCCAAGGACAAAGTTCTGATGGGTGTTGAGATGAAAAGCCGAATCATTAATAAACAGGAGAAGGAAGTTACAGCCTATCATGAAGCTGGTCATGCCCTGGTGGGTTGTATCCAGCCTGATTCCGATCCAGTGCATAAAGTAACAATTATCCCTAGAGGAAGAGCTTTGGGCGTTACATTCCATTTTCCTGAAGAAGACAAGCATATGTACTCAAAGGAATATTTCCTCGCAACCATTACAATGGGTCTCGGCGGCCGCGTTGCTGAGGAAATCGTGTTCGGAAAGCTGTATACAGGCGCATCTAACGATCTTTCCAGAGCTACCACTATTGCTTATAAAATGGTCTGCGTCTGGGGTATGAGCCCGAATCTGGGACCACGAACTTTCGGAAAACGCGAAGAAACTATTTTTCTGGGTAGAGAAATCGCCCAGATTAAAGATTTTTCTGAAAATACGGCCACACTCATCGACAAAGAAGTAAATGAAATAATCAATCAATGCTACCAGTGCGCAAAGGAGATCCTGACAAAAAACCGGGATAAACTGGAAACTATAGCCAGAAGACTTCTGGAAATCGAAACCGTCAACAGGGATGAACTGGAAGAGATAGTGCTTGGAAAAAAAAGAGTTCCCAAACCAGAAACCGAAAAAAAAGATGAAGCTTCCATAGACGTGCAGACACCTGTATGA
- a CDS encoding bifunctional UDP-sugar hydrolase/5'-nucleotidase produces MKKITLVLALLIVIGLSIFIAQGLKTDKSRFTLILTGILQGHISPLKQKNSELEQGGVLFLGTRVMAVRKEVLARSEQCLWLDNGDDFSGTPDAYYTQGEAIARIMEKLPIDMLTLGNREFDFGKDVLFNLIKGASFYYSSNVFNSDQSSPENLHQIILKETPEGRKLLVIGLTPPNTPQQTLMKNVEGLVFLDLKSTLARFQEALREADALIVLTQFTRQELIDNVKFLQEYPGKKFLLVYNAFENQEFKLEAFSPDIWFVPVDGISLGRTFVTLEFNLDQGNISGISYKTVEVGVSDIEPDRELSTVVGNYRRQVDSIIQQVIGESSLDLEVDNNQEFALADLVCDVMLRETGAEFAVTNSSGIRVGLKKGKITLENLYQIIPFDNNTVSMKLQGKDIRAIFERNYERKQPILQIAGGKIQIDRNQTPKVKSIQIGGAPLSDERFYKIVTNSFLADGGDGYLEFKNGTERVMGNQIRKSMNDFIKTGSPLKPQTEGRIVITEAAAIK; encoded by the coding sequence ATGAAAAAGATTACATTAGTTCTAGCTTTACTGATTGTAATCGGGCTGTCAATTTTCATCGCCCAGGGTTTGAAAACCGATAAATCAAGATTTACTTTGATTCTGACAGGTATCCTGCAAGGCCATATTTCACCGCTTAAGCAGAAAAACAGCGAGCTTGAGCAGGGTGGTGTCCTTTTTTTAGGTACCCGGGTAATGGCGGTACGCAAGGAAGTTTTAGCCCGCAGCGAGCAATGTCTCTGGCTGGACAATGGTGACGATTTCTCCGGTACTCCTGATGCTTATTATACTCAGGGGGAAGCGATTGCCCGGATCATGGAAAAACTGCCGATCGACATGCTGACTCTGGGAAACCGTGAGTTCGATTTCGGTAAAGATGTGCTTTTCAACCTGATCAAAGGAGCATCTTTTTATTACAGTTCCAATGTTTTTAATTCTGACCAGTCCAGTCCGGAAAACCTGCATCAGATCATACTGAAAGAAACTCCGGAAGGCCGGAAACTGCTGGTGATCGGACTAACTCCTCCCAATACACCTCAGCAGACTCTAATGAAAAACGTCGAAGGCCTGGTTTTTCTTGATCTGAAATCCACCCTGGCTCGTTTTCAGGAAGCCTTACGTGAAGCAGATGCCTTGATCGTGCTGACCCAGTTCACGCGCCAGGAACTGATTGACAATGTCAAGTTCCTGCAGGAATATCCCGGAAAAAAATTCTTGCTGGTCTACAATGCCTTTGAAAACCAGGAATTCAAACTCGAAGCGTTTTCACCTGATATCTGGTTCGTGCCGGTCGACGGAATCTCCCTGGGCCGCACTTTTGTGACGCTCGAGTTCAACCTGGATCAGGGAAACATCTCAGGAATTTCTTATAAAACAGTTGAAGTAGGTGTGAGCGACATTGAGCCTGACAGGGAGCTGTCAACGGTTGTCGGAAATTACAGACGTCAGGTGGACAGTATCATTCAGCAGGTGATAGGTGAATCTTCGCTGGATCTCGAAGTCGACAACAACCAGGAATTCGCCCTGGCCGACCTGGTCTGTGACGTGATGCTACGGGAAACAGGTGCAGAATTTGCCGTCACGAATTCCAGTGGAATCAGGGTCGGCCTGAAAAAAGGTAAAATCACCCTGGAGAATCTTTATCAGATTATCCCTTTTGACAACAACACGGTCAGCATGAAGCTTCAGGGAAAAGATATCAGGGCGATATTCGAGCGAAATTATGAACGCAAGCAGCCGATACTCCAGATAGCCGGCGGGAAGATCCAGATCGACAGGAACCAGACCCCGAAAGTAAAATCCATCCAAATTGGGGGTGCTCCGCTCTCTGATGAGCGCTTTTATAAGATTGTGACGAATTCTTTCCTTGCCGATGGCGGAGATGGATATCTGGAATTCAAGAATGGAACAGAACGAGTGATGGGGAATCAGATCCGTAAATCGATGAACGACTTCATCAAAACCGGATCACCGCTTAAACCCCAGACAGAAGGCAGGATCGTGATCACCGAAGCTGCGGCAATCAAGTGA
- the tilS gene encoding tRNA lysidine(34) synthetase TilS, which yields MFNVRNQLFSQICLPGDSQPATGSRFLLAFSGGPDSVFLAHYFLDLLEKYPKFSVILAYFNHQLRTDSKEEEKFVKAFALSHGLKLITGRGDVRKTALAKKISLEMAAREMRYKFLNSTMDKTSADLLVLGHNQDDQAETLLLHLIRGCGNNGFSGMAVRGGRIWRPILTISKKRILDYLAENGTGYFKDYTNDDLKFERNFIRREIVPRLLKVNSGSVRHLSDTCRIAGSLNQYLDRQCNGLIREITVHDQDFYLLYCKKRLLAEHEFIQSEVVRRLFGCYLYLDQEKIHRILNLLHSETGKQLTLCKEVLLENCRDELLVLIKNKLAKWVDIYIEFKNGKITIPLWNVNLRIASGGTGLKRDVKTTDMITYPLKVRLPKTGDTFSPAGSGVTKKLSRYFQEKEIPAGIRKLWPVLTDGADRILWLPGLAKDNRAVRNALELTLEGAIFEK from the coding sequence GTGTTTAATGTGCGGAATCAGCTTTTCAGCCAAATCTGCCTGCCTGGTGACTCACAACCTGCTACCGGCTCTCGCTTCCTCCTTGCCTTCTCAGGTGGTCCTGACTCGGTGTTTCTGGCTCATTACTTTCTTGATCTGCTGGAAAAATACCCGAAGTTCAGTGTGATCCTGGCTTACTTTAATCATCAGTTGCGGACAGACAGTAAAGAGGAGGAAAAATTCGTAAAAGCCTTCGCACTGTCCCACGGTTTGAAGCTGATAACCGGCAGGGGAGATGTGAGAAAAACCGCGCTGGCTAAAAAGATTTCCCTTGAAATGGCGGCCAGAGAAATGCGTTACAAATTTTTAAACAGCACAATGGACAAAACTTCAGCCGATCTTCTTGTGCTTGGCCACAATCAGGATGATCAGGCAGAGACGCTGCTCCTGCATCTGATCCGTGGCTGCGGGAATAATGGCTTTTCCGGAATGGCTGTCAGAGGCGGAAGAATCTGGCGTCCGATTCTCACTATCAGCAAAAAAAGGATTCTGGATTATTTAGCTGAAAATGGGACTGGTTATTTCAAAGATTATACAAACGATGATCTGAAATTTGAACGGAATTTCATCCGCAGGGAGATAGTTCCAAGACTTCTTAAAGTAAATTCCGGTTCTGTCCGTCACCTTTCCGACACCTGCAGGATAGCAGGGAGTTTAAATCAATACCTGGACCGGCAGTGCAATGGACTGATCAGGGAAATTACAGTGCACGATCAGGATTTTTACCTGCTCTATTGCAAAAAAAGACTGCTGGCTGAGCATGAGTTCATCCAGTCCGAAGTTGTCAGGAGACTTTTTGGGTGCTATTTGTATCTGGATCAGGAAAAGATTCACCGGATCTTAAACCTGCTGCACAGCGAAACAGGCAAGCAATTAACTCTCTGCAAGGAGGTTCTTTTAGAGAACTGCAGGGATGAGCTTCTGGTACTCATTAAAAATAAACTTGCCAAATGGGTGGATATTTATATAGAATTTAAAAACGGAAAGATCACTATTCCTCTCTGGAATGTGAATTTAAGAATTGCATCCGGAGGTACCGGACTTAAGCGGGATGTGAAAACAACTGACATGATCACCTATCCCCTTAAAGTAAGGCTGCCGAAAACAGGTGACACCTTCTCACCCGCAGGTTCCGGTGTAACTAAAAAGCTTTCCAGGTACTTCCAGGAAAAAGAGATCCCGGCTGGCATCAGAAAACTCTGGCCGGTTTTGACCGACGGCGCGGACAGGATCCTCTGGCTGCCGGGACTGGCAAAGGACAACCGGGCAGTCAGGAATGCGCTGGAACTGACGCTCGAGGGGGCGATCTTTGAAAAGTGA